The following DNA comes from Streptomyces sp. NBC_00273.
CTCGCGAGCCTGGGCCACGAACCCGTCCCCGGCGACTCCGCCATCGTTTCCGTGCCGGGCCTCGCCGACCGGCAGCCCGCCCTGGAGGCGGCCGGCATCGTCACGTCCGCCCGCGCGGGCCTGCTGCGGGCCTCGTTCCACCTCTACAACACGGAGGCGGACGTGGACCGGCTCCTGGACGCCCTCTCCGCCTCCTGAAGGGGCAGGGCCCGTGCGTACAGTGCCGCCATGAGCGATGTGAGCGGTGTGAGCGGTGTGAGCGGTGTGGGCCATGCAGGCGATGTGCACGGCGGGCGCGACGGGCGCGACGTGCTGCACGTCAAGGGGCGGGTGCTGATCGGGCCCGACGAGGTGCGCGACGAGCTGTGGGTGGTCGGCGGGCGGATCTCCTACGAGCGCCCGCCCGGCGCGCGCGAGATCACCACGGTGACCGGCTGGGCCCTGCCCGGACTGGTCGACGCGCACTGCCACGTGGGCCTGGACGCCCACGGCCCGGTCGACGCCGAGACCGCCGAGCGCCAGGCCCTCACCGACCGCGACGCCGGCACCCTCCTCATCCGGGACGCCGGTTCGCCCTCCGACACCCGCTGGATCGACGACCGCGAGGACCTGCCGAAGATCATCCGGGCCGGCCGGCACATCGCGCGCACCCGCCGCTACATCCGCAACTACGCCCACGAGATCGAACCCGCCGACCTCGTCGAGTACGTCGCCCGCGAGGCGCTGCGCGGCGACGGCTGGGTCAAGCTCGTCGGCGACTGGATCGACCGCGAGGTCGGGGACCTCGCGGCCTGCTGGCCGCGCACCGAAGTCGAGGCGGCCATCGCCGAGGCGCACCGGCTGGGCGCCCGCGTCACGGCGCACTGCTTCGCCGAGGACTCGCTGCGCGACCTGGTCGAGGCGGGCATCGACTGCATCGAGCACGCCACCGGCCTCACCGAGGACACCATCCCGCTGTTCGCGGAGCGCGGGGTCGCGATCGTCCCGACGCTCGTGAACATCGCGAACTTCCCGAAGATGGCGGCGGGCGGCGAGGCGAAGTTCCCGAACTGGTCGGCGCACATGCGGCGGCTCCACGAAAGGCGTTACGACACCGTCCGAGCCGCCTACGACGCCGGCATCGAGGTCTTCGTCGGCACCGACGCGGGGGGCTCCCTGCCGCACGGTCTGGTCGCGGCGGAGGTCGCGGAGCTGGTCAAGGCCGGTATCCCGGCGATCGACGCCCTCTCCGCGACGACCTGGACGGCCCGCGAGTGGCTCGGCAGGCCGGGGCTGACCGAGGGGGCGCCCGCCGACCTCGTCGTGTACGCCGCCGACCCGCGGGCCGACGTGCGCGTGCTGGCGCAGCCGCTGCGGGTCGTCGTGAACGGCAGGGTCCGGGCCTGAGCCGCGCGGTGGCGCCCGGTTGACGCCGCGTGACATCGGGGGCCCGTCGGTCGTTGAAGGAGGCTGCCCGGGCCGGGTGTTCGCGAAAGGAGAGAACTCGCGTTCTTCGTGGGGCGCAGTGATTCGAATGTGCACCCGGAAACCACCCTTTGGGGTGAACTCGCCTCAGGTTGGCCCTCGTTCACCCACAGTGCGTAAAGATTCCGGAGTCGAGTCCGTCGGCGCCCGCGATGTCCCCCATCGGCGGCGCGACGGCACCCAACTCCCCGGGGGTTCCAGCACCGTGAACAGCCATACCTTCCGCAGGCCCGCGGCCGTCCTCCTCGCCACGGGAGCGGTGGCCCTGCTCGCCGCTCCGCCCGCCTTCGCCACGGGAGGCGGCGCGGCCGGGAGCAAGGGCAAGGCCGGCGCCGTCGTCCTGCGCGCCGGACTGGACGTGGGCCTGCTCAACAAGACCGTGCACGTTCCGCTGAAGACGACCCTCAACGAGGTCAGCGCCCCGGCGACGGCCGAGAAGACCGCGCTGACCGTCACCGTGGACGGGGCCGAGGGGAACAACCCGGTCAGCGTGCTGCGCGCCGACGTGGCCACCTCCAAGGCGACCGCCGACAAGACCCGGGCCGAGGCGGAGGCCAACCTCGCCAAGGCCTCCGTACACGTGCCCGGACTGCCGCTGCTCTCCCTCATCGAGGTGGAGAAGGTCACCTCCAAGGTCGTCTGCGAGGCGGGCAAGAAGCCGGTGGCCAGCGCGAACGCCCTCGGGAAGGTGACGGCGCTCGGCAAGAAGGTCACGCTGTCGGCGGGTGGTCCCACCAAGGTCGAGGTCCCTGGGATTGGCCAGATCGACCTGGAACTGTCCGCTACGGAGACCACCTCCACCACGGCCGCCGCGGCCGCGCTCCGCCTGAAGGTGGCGGTCAACCCGCTGAACCTGAACGTGGGGAACGTCGACGGCGAGATCGTGCTCGCCGAGGCGCACTGCGAGTCCCCCTCGACCTCGCCCGCGAACCCGGACGTCAAGCCCCAGGCGGCGACGGGGACCGGTTCCGGTTCCGTCGTGTCCGGCGGCACCGCCGGCAATCCGGGCACCACCGGTGCCAACCTCGCCGAGACCGGCGGCGGTTCACTGACTCCCTACGTCGCAGGTGGGGCCCTGACCCTGCTCGCCATCGGCGGGGGCGCGCTCCTGATCACCCGGCGGGGCAGGGCCTCGTAGGGCGGCCGGGAGCTCCGGGCCGCCGCCCGGCGCGCCCGCCCCGAGGAGCGCACGGAGGGGAGTGCTCAACGGGTGACGGGCGAGGACGGGCGGCGTGCCCGGCAACTCAGGGGCCTGCGGGCCCCGGTGGCCTGCGGGCTCCGGTGGCCGCGGGATCGACGGCCGGTTCGGCGCGCGACGTGCTCGGGGGGCCGTGCTCGGCCGGTGACGCGGTCGGCCGGAGACGTGCCCGGTCGGTGACGAGCTCAGCGGGTGGCGTGCTCCAGGCCCTGTCCGCCCGCGCCACGTGACATCACGGCCTCGGTGACCTGCTGGTCGATCCGTGCGTACTCGCTCCGCTTCGCGGCCGGGAGCGAGGTGTCCGAGGCGGCGCAGGAGGCGCAGACGACGCGGAACGGCGGCCCCATGTCCGAGTACTGCGTGAGGTATTCGGCCTTCACCACCTCCCAGCGGCCCGGATGGCCCGCCGCCGGGGAGAAGGTGAAGCGGGGGACCGAGGACTGGTTGCCGCGCAGCTTGTCGGTCGGTACGAAGCTGGCGACCTGGTCGCCCATGCCGAAGACCACCCAGGTGCCGTTGATCTTCTCGTAGGGCTGCGGCACGTGGTTGTGCGTGCCGATGATCAGATCGATGGCGGGGAGCCCGTCGGCCGAGCGGGCGGCGGTCAGCGCCTGCGCCAGTGCCTTCTGCTGTTCATCGGGCGCCGTCTGCCACTCGGTGCCCCAGTGGACGCTGAGCACCACCACGTTCGCGCCCCCCGCCCGGGCCGCCCGGGCGTCGGCGAGGATCCGGTCCTCGTCGATCAGATTGACGGCCCACGGCTTGCCCGGGGGAAGCGGGATGCCGTTCGTGCCGTACGTGTAGGAGAGCTGGGCGATCTTCGCCCCGCCCGCCCCGAGCAGCGCCGGGGCCTTGGCCTCCTCCGCGCTGCGGGCCGAGCCGACGTGCTGGATGCCGACCCGGTCGAGGTGCTCCAGGGTGCGGGCGAGGCCCTCGTAGCCGTCGTCCAGGGTGTGGTTCGAGGCGGTGGAACAGCTGTCGTACCCGGCGTCCCCGAGGGCGTCCGCCAACTGGTGCGGGGCCTTGAAGGTGGGATAGCCGGTGTAGGGGCCGCCGGGGCGCCCGTACGGTATCTCGTGGTGGCATATCGCCAGGTCAGCGGCGGATATCAGGGGTTTGACCCCGGCGAGTATCTTCCGGAAGTCGTACTCCCCGGCCTTTCCCGCGTCGTCCGCCGACCGCTGGACGATCGACGGGTACGGGATGATGTCGCCGGTCGCCACCAGCACGAACGGCTTACCGGCGACGCCCGCGGGCGCGTCCGCCTCGCCCCGGCCCGGCTCGCCCCGGAGCCGCTGCTCCGTGGCGGGCCCCGCGCCGTTGTCGAACAGCTGCGGTACGGCGTAGAACCCGGCGCCCACGACCGCCAGCGCGGCCAGAGCCATGCCTGTCTTGGCGGATGACTTCATTCC
Coding sequences within:
- a CDS encoding SCO1860 family LAETG-anchored protein → MNSHTFRRPAAVLLATGAVALLAAPPAFATGGGAAGSKGKAGAVVLRAGLDVGLLNKTVHVPLKTTLNEVSAPATAEKTALTVTVDGAEGNNPVSVLRADVATSKATADKTRAEAEANLAKASVHVPGLPLLSLIEVEKVTSKVVCEAGKKPVASANALGKVTALGKKVTLSAGGPTKVEVPGIGQIDLELSATETTSTTAAAAALRLKVAVNPLNLNVGNVDGEIVLAEAHCESPSTSPANPDVKPQAATGTGSGSVVSGGTAGNPGTTGANLAETGGGSLTPYVAGGALTLLAIGGGALLITRRGRAS
- a CDS encoding amidohydrolase family protein, giving the protein MLHVKGRVLIGPDEVRDELWVVGGRISYERPPGAREITTVTGWALPGLVDAHCHVGLDAHGPVDAETAERQALTDRDAGTLLIRDAGSPSDTRWIDDREDLPKIIRAGRHIARTRRYIRNYAHEIEPADLVEYVAREALRGDGWVKLVGDWIDREVGDLAACWPRTEVEAAIAEAHRLGARVTAHCFAEDSLRDLVEAGIDCIEHATGLTEDTIPLFAERGVAIVPTLVNIANFPKMAAGGEAKFPNWSAHMRRLHERRYDTVRAAYDAGIEVFVGTDAGGSLPHGLVAAEVAELVKAGIPAIDALSATTWTAREWLGRPGLTEGAPADLVVYAADPRADVRVLAQPLRVVVNGRVRA
- a CDS encoding CapA family protein, whose product is MKSSAKTGMALAALAVVGAGFYAVPQLFDNGAGPATEQRLRGEPGRGEADAPAGVAGKPFVLVATGDIIPYPSIVQRSADDAGKAGEYDFRKILAGVKPLISAADLAICHHEIPYGRPGGPYTGYPTFKAPHQLADALGDAGYDSCSTASNHTLDDGYEGLARTLEHLDRVGIQHVGSARSAEEAKAPALLGAGGAKIAQLSYTYGTNGIPLPPGKPWAVNLIDEDRILADARAARAGGANVVVLSVHWGTEWQTAPDEQQKALAQALTAARSADGLPAIDLIIGTHNHVPQPYEKINGTWVVFGMGDQVASFVPTDKLRGNQSSVPRFTFSPAAGHPGRWEVVKAEYLTQYSDMGPPFRVVCASCAASDTSLPAAKRSEYARIDQQVTEAVMSRGAGGQGLEHATR